In Halarcobacter bivalviorum, a genomic segment contains:
- the serS gene encoding serine--tRNA ligase, protein MIDVRLLQKDFETVANSLTRKGVEQEVLDNLKTISEEAKAKRKEMEDVTAEQNKLSKEFGRYKKEGLDIAPLQANINELKSKKQELEEEVRVLEENLTSIALGVPNLPDENVPDGIDETENIVLEVIGEKPQFSFEPKEHWDLSCGWLDFERGVKLAKSRFSAIKGEGARLERALINYMLDFNRARGFEEWYVPFMANSNTLQGTGQLPKFEDDLFKIEGEDLYLIPTAEVSLTNLYNDEILPAEELPLLLTSYTPCFRKEAGSAGRDTRGLIRQHQFDKVEMVAITKQEESDEIFEKMVNCASDLLSSLGLAHQKVMLCTGDLGFSAAKTIDLEVWLPGQNKYREISSISNTRDFQARRAKIRYKEDKKNLLAHTLNGSSLAVGRTLLAIMENYQNEDGTVSIPEVLKRYF, encoded by the coding sequence ATGATTGACGTAAGACTATTACAAAAAGATTTTGAAACAGTTGCAAATTCACTTACTAGAAAAGGTGTTGAGCAAGAAGTATTAGATAATTTAAAAACTATCTCTGAAGAGGCTAAGGCTAAAAGAAAAGAGATGGAAGATGTAACAGCAGAGCAAAATAAACTTTCAAAAGAGTTTGGAAGATATAAAAAAGAGGGGCTTGATATTGCACCTTTACAAGCAAATATTAATGAATTAAAATCTAAAAAACAAGAGTTAGAAGAGGAAGTAAGAGTTTTAGAAGAGAATTTAACTTCTATAGCACTTGGTGTTCCAAATCTTCCTGATGAAAATGTACCTGATGGTATAGATGAAACTGAAAATATTGTTTTAGAAGTAATTGGAGAAAAGCCTCAATTCTCATTTGAGCCAAAAGAACACTGGGACTTATCTTGTGGTTGGTTAGATTTTGAAAGAGGTGTAAAACTGGCAAAATCTAGATTCTCTGCAATAAAAGGAGAGGGTGCAAGATTAGAAAGAGCTTTAATCAACTATATGCTTGATTTTAACAGAGCAAGAGGTTTTGAAGAGTGGTATGTTCCTTTTATGGCTAATTCAAATACTCTTCAAGGGACAGGACAGTTACCTAAGTTTGAAGATGATTTATTTAAGATTGAAGGAGAAGATTTATATCTTATTCCTACAGCAGAAGTTTCATTAACGAACCTTTATAATGATGAGATTCTTCCCGCTGAAGAGTTACCTCTTCTTTTAACTTCATATACTCCTTGTTTTAGAAAAGAAGCTGGGAGTGCTGGTAGAGATACAAGAGGATTAATTAGACAACATCAATTTGATAAAGTGGAAATGGTTGCTATTACAAAACAAGAAGAGTCAGATGAAATATTTGAAAAGATGGTAAATTGTGCAAGTGATTTATTATCATCTTTAGGTCTTGCTCATCAAAAAGTTATGCTTTGTACAGGAGATTTAGGATTCTCAGCAGCAAAAACTATTGACCTTGAAGTTTGGCTTCCTGGACAAAATAAATATAGAGAAATCTCTTCTATCTCAAATACAAGAGATTTCCAAGCTAGACGAGCAAAAATTAGATATAAAGAGGATAAGAAAAATCTTCTTGCTCATACTTTAAATGGTTCATCATTAGCAGTTGGAAGAACATTACTAGCTATTATGGAAAACTATCAAAATGAAGATGGAACAGTAAGTATTCCAGAAGTGCTTAAAAGATATTTCTAA
- a CDS encoding c-type cytochrome, which translates to MKYIFLTFLISLSLEANSYGNLLLEGNCTTCHHKTKNISAPSLKVIVTRYKEAFAKKEDFVSYMSTWVVKPKEETSIMLDMISKYELMPELGYDKDTLEIISSYLYDMNFDEEK; encoded by the coding sequence ATGAAATACATTTTTTTAACTTTTCTTATTTCTTTATCTTTAGAAGCTAACTCCTATGGGAATTTACTCTTAGAAGGAAATTGTACAACTTGTCATCATAAAACAAAAAATATATCAGCCCCTTCATTAAAAGTGATAGTTACAAGATATAAAGAAGCCTTTGCAAAAAAAGAAGATTTTGTTTCTTATATGAGTACTTGGGTTGTAAAACCTAAAGAAGAGACATCTATTATGTTAGATATGATTAGTAAATATGAACTTATGCCTGAATTAGGCTATGATAAAGATACACTTGAAATAATTTCAAGTTATCTTTATGATATGAATTTTGATGAAGAAAAGTAA
- a CDS encoding RNA polymerase sigma factor: MVQYYQELIYYVQRMIGDKEKAKDVIQEAYSRLLYVNKNSNIDNERAYLYKTSRNIVIDQSRKEKNSSVTLYEEEEHTIPQEEQPQEQVVQSNQYEQIMKIVQGLPPKCQQAFILHVIEGYSRKEISSKMGISIAAVEKNILRASEKIKNKLNNY; the protein is encoded by the coding sequence GTGGTTCAATATTATCAAGAGTTAATATATTATGTTCAAAGAATGATAGGTGATAAAGAGAAAGCTAAAGATGTTATTCAAGAAGCATATAGCAGATTATTATATGTAAATAAAAACTCAAATATTGATAATGAAAGAGCCTATTTATACAAAACCTCAAGAAATATTGTAATAGACCAATCAAGAAAAGAGAAAAATTCATCTGTAACTTTATATGAAGAAGAGGAACATACTATTCCCCAAGAAGAACAACCCCAAGAACAAGTTGTACAATCAAACCAATATGAACAAATAATGAAAATAGTTCAAGGTCTTCCACCAAAATGTCAACAAGCCTTTATTTTACACGTAATTGAAGGATACTCTAGAAAAGAAATATCTTCAAAAATGGGTATAAGCATTGCTGCTGTTGAGAAAAATATTCTAAGAGCCAGTGAAAAAATCAAAAACAAATTGAACAATTATTAG
- a CDS encoding FecR family protein — protein sequence MKNIEQIAISWLTREEEGLNKKEKSELNFWLNSNEIHKKIYEENKSIRRVFKSLPSQLKDELACKAKKGAKKTKIIEKIKPLAAAAIFILALGFGSFKYNEFVSPTYSNHLVSQNSINKNILLPDNTKIVLDKNSDIEINYFKNKREIKFNEGRAMFYVAKDKTKVFTIDIKNTEIKVLGTAFEVDKFDKKISIKVKEGLVKISKENNNNKYETIALLKKEDSLLLDENSNILSLNKIQINKIANWEEGYILFNDTPLQEAIKQFSRYNEIEASFENYDISQTAITGKFQLNEFDSFIKALPKIYALKIEKKNKKIKFFKN from the coding sequence ATGAAAAATATCGAACAAATAGCTATATCTTGGCTTACAAGAGAAGAAGAAGGTTTAAATAAAAAAGAAAAAAGTGAATTAAACTTTTGGTTAAATTCAAATGAAATACACAAAAAGATATATGAAGAAAATAAATCTATTAGAAGGGTATTTAAATCTCTTCCTTCTCAATTAAAAGATGAATTAGCCTGTAAAGCGAAAAAAGGAGCAAAAAAAACAAAGATAATTGAAAAAATAAAACCATTAGCAGCAGCGGCAATATTTATTTTAGCCCTTGGTTTTGGAAGTTTCAAATACAATGAGTTTGTTTCTCCTACTTACTCAAATCATCTAGTTTCACAAAATAGTATTAATAAGAATATTCTTTTACCTGATAATACAAAAATAGTTTTAGATAAAAACTCTGATATAGAAATTAACTATTTTAAAAATAAAAGAGAAATAAAGTTTAATGAAGGTCGAGCAATGTTTTATGTTGCAAAAGATAAAACAAAAGTTTTTACAATAGATATAAAAAATACTGAGATAAAAGTTTTAGGTACTGCTTTTGAAGTTGATAAGTTTGATAAAAAGATTTCTATAAAAGTAAAAGAAGGTCTTGTAAAAATATCAAAGGAAAACAACAATAATAAATATGAAACAATCGCTTTATTGAAAAAGGAGGATTCTCTTTTATTAGATGAAAACTCAAATATATTATCTTTAAATAAAATTCAAATAAATAAAATAGCAAATTGGGAAGAAGGATATATTTTATTTAATGACACTCCTTTACAAGAGGCTATTAAACAATTTTCAAGATACAATGAAATTGAAGCTAGCTTTGAAAATTATGATATTTCTCAAACTGCTATAACAGGTAAATTCCAACTAAATGAATTTGATTCTTTTATTAAAGCTTTACCAAAAATTTATGCACTTAAAATAGAAAAGAAAAACAAAAAAATAAAATTTTTTAAAAATTGA
- a CDS encoding PepSY-associated TM helix domain-containing protein: protein MENASKLFKQRLQRIHVSVGISASLFMYLCVFFGIFAIFLPYIQTWEKPSRHFEAANIKEINYSKMIDPVISDPNFPTNNIIIELPGYFNDPALKVTHMFVEPVVFNPKTMEKVNDEGDNSQLAKFLNHMHYGRPFMSVGYFVFGLVAVAVMLLIIGGLIQVYYLKYNNNPKNHQGKFSKYHRKVFIWLFAPFVIVTLTGAYMNIGYSGSTLMTYISSKGEISNTWQAVGPVLKPQRALVEKNDEQVSMLPISELIQKAEDINPSINFDKIKLINWKDSSAQIELTGYNPNFPFLNGVFNNPVVVLSGVDGSLIEYKKVLDGNWTSMFADTLYFLHLLFGVDIFVRTIIAIIMAICGVAIGFAVMLFLEKKAKKFDNKIPFYHWFGKLSLTVMIGVIPATGFIFLLQWLLPFDMQERMFWQKGLFFIAWLSTLTWSFYRVCSFKAAKEFLVLGAILFMITPFIHFYMSGFSPIELFTNNMFIILNVDIALFIFGLLLLFIGFKIPKDREEFKLLFSKKKDN, encoded by the coding sequence ATGGAAAATGCAAGTAAACTATTTAAACAAAGACTTCAAAGAATACATGTAAGTGTAGGAATTAGTGCTTCCTTATTTATGTACCTGTGTGTTTTCTTTGGTATTTTTGCAATTTTTTTACCCTATATTCAAACATGGGAAAAACCCTCACGACACTTTGAAGCTGCAAATATCAAAGAGATAAACTATTCTAAAATGATTGACCCAGTTATTAGTGACCCAAACTTTCCTACAAACAATATTATTATAGAACTTCCTGGATACTTCAATGACCCTGCTTTAAAAGTAACTCATATGTTTGTAGAGCCAGTAGTTTTCAACCCAAAAACTATGGAAAAAGTTAATGATGAAGGTGATAATTCTCAGCTAGCAAAGTTCTTAAATCATATGCACTATGGAAGACCTTTTATGAGTGTTGGATATTTTGTATTTGGTCTTGTTGCAGTAGCGGTTATGCTTTTAATTATTGGAGGGTTAATTCAAGTTTATTATTTAAAATACAATAATAATCCAAAAAATCACCAAGGAAAGTTCTCTAAATATCATAGAAAAGTATTTATTTGGCTATTTGCTCCTTTTGTAATAGTTACTCTTACAGGAGCTTATATGAATATTGGATATTCAGGCTCAACTTTAATGACCTATATCTCTTCAAAAGGAGAGATCTCAAATACTTGGCAAGCAGTTGGTCCAGTATTGAAACCTCAAAGGGCTTTAGTTGAAAAAAATGATGAGCAAGTTTCTATGCTTCCAATTAGTGAATTAATTCAAAAAGCAGAAGATATAAATCCAAGTATCAACTTTGACAAAATAAAACTAATAAACTGGAAAGATAGCTCTGCACAAATTGAACTTACAGGATATAATCCAAACTTTCCCTTTCTAAATGGAGTATTTAATAATCCAGTTGTTGTTTTAAGTGGAGTTGATGGAAGTTTAATTGAGTACAAAAAAGTACTTGATGGAAACTGGACAAGTATGTTTGCAGATACTTTATATTTCTTACACTTGCTTTTTGGAGTTGATATTTTTGTAAGAACTATCATTGCAATTATCATGGCTATTTGTGGAGTTGCAATTGGTTTTGCAGTTATGCTTTTCTTAGAGAAAAAAGCTAAAAAGTTTGATAATAAAATTCCCTTTTATCACTGGTTTGGAAAACTATCTTTAACAGTTATGATTGGAGTTATTCCTGCAACTGGTTTTATCTTTTTACTTCAATGGCTTTTACCATTTGATATGCAAGAGAGAATGTTTTGGCAAAAAGGACTATTTTTTATTGCTTGGCTTAGTACTTTAACTTGGTCTTTTTATAGAGTTTGTTCTTTTAAAGCAGCAAAAGAGTTTTTAGTTCTAGGTGCAATTTTATTTATGATAACTCCATTTATTCATTTTTATATGTCAGGATTTTCTCCTATTGAACTATTTACAAACAATATGTTTATCATCTTAAATGTTGATATTGCTCTATTTATTTTTGGACTTTTACTTCTATTTATAGGCTTTAAAATACCAAAAGATAGAGAAGAATTTAAACTTCTATTTTCTAAAAAAAAGGATAACTAA
- a CDS encoding TonB-dependent siderophore receptor produces the protein MIKKKSTLIAPMLALALSTSLYAKQYSVENLSLQKAIEQLSKDSNMSYMLDAKLLKNQKASNFKNIEGIEKAFEELLKNTNLEAIIEDNTILIRKRIVDKKEKNSSNNLGEVEVQGEWLGNSSYEDVKTYSGARTIIDSATLSKTAVKNIEDALRVVPGIQIQDETGTGVLPNISLRGLKPGRSANLNAMVNGIPASIAPYSHSSFSLFPITMETLETIDIVRGGAAVHYGPNNVGGVVNFVTKPISTKPSSTIKGTVQSADNGNILTDTYFRTGGFINDNLGLQLQYNNINGESFRDHSDTNVNNFIFDLEYFPTDNSEIKSNIQYYKADANLPGAQLPKDYKDDKSSSQRPHDEFHGKTKRASITYKLNLTEDTEFYWMNYAQKSERRFDWGWNTSGSSFTPGTANSVRVADREIDVFGTEPRFTFEKANHKVTFGTRYVKEDVDYLLHQMKFSDGVQDTLRDWKIKTDAVAAYLSDTISLMDGRLKVTPGIRYEKIDTDFGDNLSNDPLADKRKDMRSWLPGLSIGYQATNDLFLFTNAQRSLKSPQVAQVRKDGDLAAELAWNYELGFRYEPNSKFSIGSTLFRIDYEDQIEYVASTQSFKNLGETRHQGIETQINFKPSDNTQFALGYTYLDTEQLTGDNRGNQLPWVAKHQFSISSDYEYDKNKFNLTGLYISKAFSDSTNTKEESANGQYGEVPSYTLWNAKVSREVKINSDFTADLSFGVNNIFDKDYYFRGVDVSPIGRVAGQGRTFIISAQINF, from the coding sequence ATGATTAAAAAGAAATCAACATTGATTGCACCAATGTTAGCTCTTGCTTTATCAACAAGCTTATACGCAAAACAATATTCAGTAGAAAACTTATCCCTACAAAAGGCAATTGAACAATTATCAAAAGATTCAAATATGTCATATATGCTTGATGCAAAACTATTAAAAAATCAAAAAGCATCAAACTTTAAAAATATAGAAGGTATTGAAAAAGCTTTTGAAGAATTATTAAAAAACACAAACCTTGAGGCAATTATTGAAGATAATACTATCTTAATTAGAAAAAGAATAGTAGATAAAAAAGAAAAAAATAGCTCGAATAACTTAGGAGAAGTGGAAGTTCAAGGAGAGTGGTTAGGTAATTCAAGTTATGAAGATGTAAAAACATATAGTGGAGCAAGAACAATTATTGATTCAGCAACATTAAGTAAAACTGCTGTAAAAAATATTGAAGATGCACTAAGAGTTGTACCAGGTATTCAAATTCAAGATGAGACAGGAACAGGAGTTTTACCAAATATCTCATTAAGAGGATTAAAACCTGGTAGAAGTGCAAATTTAAATGCAATGGTAAATGGAATACCAGCTTCAATTGCTCCTTATAGCCACTCAAGTTTCTCACTATTTCCAATTACAATGGAAACTTTAGAAACTATTGATATAGTAAGAGGTGGAGCAGCTGTTCATTATGGTCCAAACAATGTTGGAGGAGTTGTAAACTTTGTTACAAAACCTATTTCTACAAAACCTTCTTCTACGATAAAAGGAACTGTACAATCAGCTGATAATGGAAATATTTTAACTGATACTTATTTTAGAACAGGTGGTTTTATAAATGATAATTTAGGTTTACAACTTCAATACAATAATATAAATGGAGAATCATTTAGAGATCATTCTGATACAAATGTAAATAACTTTATTTTTGATTTAGAGTATTTTCCAACAGATAATAGTGAAATAAAATCAAATATTCAATACTACAAAGCAGATGCCAACTTACCAGGAGCACAACTTCCAAAAGATTATAAAGATGACAAAAGTTCTTCACAAAGACCTCATGATGAGTTTCATGGAAAAACAAAAAGAGCTTCTATCACTTATAAGTTAAATCTCACTGAAGATACAGAGTTTTACTGGATGAACTATGCACAAAAAAGTGAAAGAAGATTTGATTGGGGTTGGAATACATCAGGTTCTTCATTTACTCCAGGAACAGCTAATTCTGTAAGAGTTGCCGATAGAGAAATTGATGTTTTTGGAACAGAACCTAGATTTACTTTTGAAAAAGCTAATCACAAAGTTACTTTTGGAACAAGATATGTAAAAGAAGATGTTGATTATTTATTACATCAAATGAAATTTAGTGATGGAGTTCAAGATACACTTAGAGATTGGAAAATCAAAACAGATGCTGTTGCAGCTTATTTAAGTGATACTATCTCTTTAATGGATGGAAGATTAAAAGTTACACCAGGGATTAGATACGAAAAAATTGATACTGATTTTGGTGATAACTTAAGTAATGACCCACTTGCAGATAAGAGAAAAGATATGAGGTCTTGGCTTCCTGGGTTAAGTATTGGGTATCAAGCAACAAATGACCTGTTTTTATTTACAAATGCACAAAGATCTCTTAAATCTCCACAAGTTGCTCAAGTAAGAAAAGATGGCGATTTAGCAGCTGAACTTGCTTGGAACTATGAGCTTGGATTTAGATATGAGCCAAATAGTAAATTTAGTATTGGAAGTACACTTTTTAGAATTGATTATGAAGACCAAATTGAATATGTAGCAAGTACTCAATCTTTTAAAAACCTTGGAGAGACAAGACACCAAGGTATTGAAACTCAAATCAATTTTAAACCAAGTGATAATACACAGTTTGCCTTAGGATATACATATCTTGATACAGAACAATTAACAGGGGATAATAGAGGAAATCAGCTTCCTTGGGTAGCTAAACATCAATTTAGTATCTCATCTGACTATGAATATGATAAAAATAAATTCAATCTAACAGGGCTTTATATTAGTAAAGCATTTTCTGATAGTACTAATACAAAAGAAGAATCAGCAAATGGACAATATGGAGAAGTTCCTTCATATACTTTATGGAATGCAAAAGTTTCAAGAGAAGTTAAAATCAATAGTGACTTTACAGCTGATTTGAGCTTTGGAGTTAATAATATCTTTGATAAAGATTATTACTTTAGAGGTGTTGATGTAAGCCCTATTGGTAGAGTTGCAGGACAAGGAAGAACATTTATTATTTCTGCTCAAATAAATTTCTAA
- a CDS encoding EAL domain-containing protein — translation MIDKVQLNELINKAEDIKVLYVEDDEEVRLNILKLLSSIFTDITLAQNGHEALEIFKNNKNFDLIITDINMPIMNGIKLILEARKINYNIPSIIITAHNERELIDEAIMAGIDGFILKPIKLEQLYNTLLKVTEKCKLIKEHEKNLAILNQYKDITNKSSIISKTDPNGMITFVNDNFCKISGYSEIELIGRPHNIVRHPDNPKELFANLWKTIKVDKKPWAGIIKNLTKDGKSYFVKSTIKPILDNRGEIIEYMALRDDITEIMSEKKQLIASLESCSKSFLALIQIENFDILDKFYDTRSVEKIEVILGNAILALLPKEGQIFEKIYKLGDGLFALSCDYSRLEKADKKVENTLSELIINTKQETIKLDNIEYDISIVVSYCIGEKNLFENAKYGIERAIDTNMNLIFANNLVEEAQKTAQKNIETIHMVKKALDNFKIISYFQPIIDNKTKNIIKYESLVRLINEEGETVSPFYFLDVSKKGAYYTKITNRVIESSFNILDHIEHNVSINLSVLDIENNAIRNKLINLVSKDKYKGRVTFELLEDENIKNFQNVKNFISHVKKVGNVKIAIDDFGSGYSNFERLLEYTPDILKIDGSLIKNIETDEFSRSLVETIVTFAKKQNIETIAEFVENENIYNILNEIGVDYSQGYFFGKPEKLI, via the coding sequence ATGATTGATAAAGTACAATTAAATGAATTAATAAATAAAGCAGAAGATATAAAAGTTTTATATGTCGAAGATGACGAAGAAGTTAGATTAAATATACTGAAACTTCTTTCTTCAATTTTTACTGATATAACTTTAGCCCAAAATGGTCATGAAGCTTTAGAAATATTTAAAAATAATAAAAACTTTGATTTAATCATAACTGATATAAATATGCCAATTATGAATGGTATTAAACTCATTTTAGAAGCAAGAAAAATCAATTATAATATACCTTCAATAATAATTACAGCTCATAATGAAAGAGAATTAATTGATGAAGCAATTATGGCTGGAATTGATGGTTTTATATTAAAACCAATTAAATTAGAGCAACTTTACAATACCCTATTAAAAGTAACAGAGAAATGTAAACTTATAAAAGAACATGAAAAAAATCTTGCTATTTTAAATCAATATAAAGATATTACAAACAAGAGTTCTATTATCTCAAAAACTGATCCAAATGGAATGATTACTTTTGTTAATGACAATTTTTGCAAAATCTCAGGATATAGTGAAATAGAATTAATAGGAAGACCTCATAATATAGTAAGGCATCCAGATAATCCAAAAGAGCTATTTGCAAATCTATGGAAAACAATTAAAGTTGATAAAAAGCCTTGGGCAGGAATTATCAAAAACCTCACAAAAGATGGAAAAAGCTATTTTGTTAAATCTACAATAAAACCTATTTTAGATAATCGAGGCGAGATAATAGAGTATATGGCATTAAGAGATGATATAACTGAAATTATGAGTGAAAAGAAACAACTTATTGCTAGTTTAGAGTCTTGTAGTAAATCTTTCTTAGCTTTAATACAAATTGAAAACTTTGATATTTTAGATAAATTTTATGATACAAGAAGTGTTGAAAAAATAGAAGTTATCTTAGGTAATGCTATTTTAGCTTTATTACCTAAAGAGGGTCAGATTTTTGAGAAAATATATAAACTTGGAGATGGTTTATTTGCTTTAAGTTGTGACTATTCAAGGCTTGAAAAAGCAGATAAAAAAGTAGAAAATACTCTTAGTGAACTTATTATAAATACAAAACAAGAGACAATAAAACTTGATAATATCGAGTATGATATCTCTATTGTAGTAAGTTATTGTATTGGAGAAAAAAATCTTTTTGAAAATGCAAAATATGGAATTGAAAGAGCTATTGATACAAATATGAATCTAATCTTTGCAAATAATCTTGTAGAAGAGGCTCAAAAAACTGCACAAAAAAATATTGAAACAATTCATATGGTAAAAAAAGCCTTAGATAATTTTAAAATCATCTCTTATTTTCAACCTATTATTGATAATAAAACAAAGAATATAATCAAATATGAGTCTTTAGTAAGACTTATAAATGAAGAAGGAGAAACAGTCTCTCCCTTTTATTTTTTAGATGTTTCAAAAAAAGGTGCCTATTATACAAAAATCACAAATAGAGTAATAGAAAGCTCCTTTAATATTTTAGACCATATTGAACATAATGTTAGTATTAACCTTTCCGTACTGGATATAGAGAACAATGCAATTAGAAATAAACTTATTAATTTAGTCTCAAAAGATAAATATAAAGGTCGAGTTACCTTTGAACTTTTAGAAGATGAAAATATAAAAAATTTTCAAAATGTTAAAAACTTTATTTCCCATGTAAAAAAAGTGGGGAATGTCAAAATTGCAATTGATGATTTTGGAAGTGGTTATTCTAATTTTGAAAGACTATTAGAGTACACACCTGATATTTTAAAAATAGATGGAAGTTTAATAAAAAATATTGAAACAGATGAATTTAGTAGAAGTCTTGTAGAAACTATTGTAACTTTTGCAAAAAAACAAAATATTGAAACAATTGCAGAATTTGTAGAAAATGAAAATATATATAATATTTTAAATGAAATTGGTGTTGATTATTCACAAGGTTACTTTTTTGGTAAACCTGAAAAACTGATATAA